The Deltaproteobacteria bacterium genome has a segment encoding these proteins:
- a CDS encoding polysulfide reductase, whose translation MNSVIQFWRFVAGSARVVARGSVGYYAWIALLGVLIVVGSFAYANQLQNGLSTTNMRDQISWGFYIGNFAFLVGVAAAAVILVIPAYVYQWGPIKEVVLLGEIMAVSAIIMCMLFVSIDVGRPDRLWHLFPVVGNPHFPHSLLVWDILVLNAYFAINYFVVTYLVFKGYTGQRYNAAFIMPVIFLSIPLAVS comes from the coding sequence ATGAACTCGGTCATCCAGTTCTGGCGCTTCGTCGCCGGCAGCGCGCGCGTGGTCGCGCGTGGCAGCGTCGGCTACTACGCGTGGATCGCGCTGCTCGGCGTGCTGATCGTGGTCGGATCGTTCGCGTACGCGAACCAGCTTCAGAACGGGCTGAGCACCACGAACATGCGCGATCAGATCTCCTGGGGCTTCTACATCGGAAACTTCGCGTTCCTGGTCGGCGTGGCCGCTGCGGCCGTGATCCTGGTGATCCCCGCCTACGTGTACCAGTGGGGGCCGATCAAGGAGGTGGTGCTCCTCGGCGAGATCATGGCGGTCTCCGCGATCATCATGTGCATGCTCTTCGTCTCGATCGACGTCGGCCGCCCCGACCGGCTCTGGCACCTTTTCCCCGTCGTGGGGAACCCGCACTTCCCTCACTCGCTGCTGGTCTGGGACATCCTGGTCCTGAACGCCTACTTCGCGATCAACTACTTCGTGGTCACCTACCTGGTCTTCAAGGGCTACACCGGGCAGCGCTACAACGCGGCCTTCATCATGCCGGTGATCTTCCTCTCGATTCCGCTCGCGGTGAGCAT